Proteins encoded within one genomic window of Saccharopolyspora pogona:
- a CDS encoding uracil-xanthine permease family protein, with protein sequence MALWTVHGSGRRLVRDAVVASGERLSWPLTIGFGLQHLLAMFGTTTLVPLLTGFPLTTTLLLSGVGTLLFLLLTRNRVPSYLGASVAFVVPLGAAADQASASPAALLGGIMSVGLVVMAVGVAVKALGVRLLESAMPPVVTGAIVLMIGLSLAPQSVSSFGQQPVPAALTLGTVVLLTVISRGMAGRAAVLIGVLVGWTYAALAGDLVQERLDELAAAPWVGFPQLIAPQVHISVMPFVLPLVVVLVAEHVGHLKAVAAMSGRNLDPYVGDALIGGGLATTLAGSAGGSALSSNAANIGVMAATRVYSTAACMVAALAAIVLSFSPKLGALINTVPLGVLGGATLVLFGLIALVGARIWLDAKVDLADPVNLVVLGTAVIAGVGDLTLRLGELRVTGMVWGSVGIVLVYPVLRSLADARSAAAEH encoded by the coding sequence GTGGCGTTGTGGACCGTGCACGGCAGCGGTCGACGCCTGGTGCGCGATGCCGTCGTGGCATCCGGGGAACGGCTGAGCTGGCCGCTGACCATCGGCTTCGGTCTCCAGCACCTCCTGGCGATGTTCGGCACCACGACGCTCGTGCCGCTGCTCACCGGCTTCCCCCTGACGACCACGCTGCTGCTGTCCGGTGTTGGCACGCTGCTGTTCCTGCTGCTCACCCGCAACCGGGTGCCCAGCTACCTGGGCGCGTCGGTGGCCTTCGTGGTGCCGCTGGGCGCGGCCGCGGACCAGGCCAGTGCGAGTCCGGCCGCGCTGCTCGGCGGGATCATGTCGGTCGGCCTGGTGGTGATGGCCGTCGGCGTCGCGGTCAAGGCGCTGGGCGTGCGACTGCTGGAGTCCGCGATGCCGCCGGTGGTCACCGGGGCGATCGTGCTGATGATCGGCTTGAGTCTCGCGCCGCAGTCGGTGTCCTCCTTCGGGCAGCAGCCGGTGCCCGCGGCGTTGACGCTGGGCACGGTCGTGTTGCTCACAGTCATCAGCCGGGGCATGGCCGGGCGGGCAGCGGTGCTGATCGGCGTGCTGGTCGGGTGGACCTACGCCGCGCTGGCCGGAGACCTGGTCCAGGAGCGGCTCGACGAACTGGCCGCCGCGCCCTGGGTCGGGTTTCCCCAGCTGATCGCCCCGCAGGTGCACATCTCGGTGATGCCGTTCGTGCTTCCGCTGGTGGTCGTGCTGGTCGCGGAGCACGTCGGGCACCTCAAGGCGGTCGCCGCGATGAGCGGCCGGAACCTCGACCCGTACGTCGGGGACGCGTTGATCGGCGGCGGGTTGGCCACCACGTTGGCCGGTTCGGCGGGTGGTTCCGCGCTTAGCAGCAACGCGGCGAACATCGGGGTCATGGCTGCGACGAGGGTGTATTCGACGGCGGCGTGCATGGTGGCCGCGCTGGCCGCGATCGTGCTCTCCTTCTCGCCGAAGCTCGGCGCCTTGATCAACACGGTCCCGCTCGGGGTGCTCGGCGGCGCGACGCTGGTGCTGTTCGGGCTGATCGCGCTGGTCGGGGCGCGCATCTGGCTGGACGCCAAGGTGGACTTGGCGGATCCGGTGAACCTGGTGGTGCTGGGCACCGCGGTGATCGCCGGGGTCGGCGACCTGACCTTGCGGTTGGGCGAGCTCCGGGTCACGGGCATGGTGTGGGGCTCGGTCGGCATCGTGCTGGTCTACCCGGTCCTGCGGAGCCTCGCCGACGCCCGCAGCGCCGCCGCCGAGCACTGA
- a CDS encoding CinA family protein yields MILDQIGLPLSQVAALLAALRRRGETVATAESLTAGLVTAVLTEVPGASDVVRGGLVVYATDLKAELAGVDRDLLAAHGAVHPRVAEMLADGARQRCGADWGIGLTGVAGPDPQDGVPPGTVHLGFAGPGGATVHTVRLDGDRYAVRAAAVRVSLEHFAGLLR; encoded by the coding sequence GTGATCCTCGATCAGATCGGGCTGCCGTTGTCGCAGGTGGCGGCCCTGCTCGCCGCGTTGCGGCGGCGCGGTGAAACGGTCGCGACCGCGGAGTCGCTGACCGCTGGGCTGGTGACCGCGGTGCTGACCGAGGTGCCGGGCGCCAGCGACGTGGTCCGGGGCGGGCTGGTCGTCTACGCGACCGATCTGAAGGCGGAGCTGGCCGGAGTCGATCGCGATCTCCTCGCTGCGCACGGCGCGGTGCACCCGCGGGTCGCGGAGATGCTCGCGGACGGCGCTCGGCAGCGCTGCGGGGCGGACTGGGGCATCGGGCTCACCGGGGTCGCCGGGCCCGATCCGCAAGACGGCGTGCCACCGGGCACCGTGCACCTCGGATTCGCGGGGCCGGGCGGCGCGACGGTGCACACGGTGCGCCTCGACGGCGATCGGTACGCCGTGCGGGCTGCGGCCGTTAGGGTGTCGCTGGAACACTTCGCGGGCCTCTTGCGTTGA
- a CDS encoding PspA/IM30 family protein, which translates to MANPFVKAWKYLMASFSSKLDEHADPKVQIQQAIEEAQRQHQSLSQQAASVIGNQRQLEMKLNRQLGEVEKLQASAKQALVMADQARANGDEATAQRYEETATQLASQLVTAEQGVEDLKTLHDQSLGAAGQAKQAVERNAQILQQKIAERTKLLSQLEQAKMQEQVSASMRQMTEIAAPGNTPSLEEVRDKIERRYTTALGEAELAQNSVQGRMLEVQQASIDAAGANRLAQLRASMGGGQQQVTGGQQQQIAGGSATSAEPATNPQQQQNPQAGQA; encoded by the coding sequence ATGGCCAATCCGTTCGTGAAGGCCTGGAAGTACCTGATGGCGTCGTTCTCGTCGAAGCTCGACGAGCACGCCGATCCGAAGGTGCAGATCCAGCAGGCCATCGAGGAAGCGCAGCGGCAGCACCAGAGCCTCTCCCAGCAGGCCGCTTCCGTGATCGGTAACCAGCGGCAGCTGGAGATGAAGCTCAACCGTCAGCTCGGCGAGGTCGAGAAGCTGCAGGCCTCGGCGAAGCAGGCGCTGGTGATGGCGGACCAGGCGCGCGCCAACGGCGACGAGGCCACCGCCCAGAGGTACGAGGAGACCGCCACCCAGCTGGCCAGCCAGCTGGTCACCGCCGAGCAGGGTGTCGAGGATCTCAAGACCCTGCACGACCAGTCGCTGGGCGCCGCCGGGCAGGCGAAGCAGGCGGTGGAGCGCAATGCGCAGATCCTGCAGCAGAAGATCGCCGAGCGCACCAAGCTGCTCAGCCAGCTGGAGCAGGCGAAGATGCAGGAGCAGGTCTCCGCGTCGATGCGGCAGATGACCGAGATCGCCGCGCCCGGCAACACGCCGTCGCTGGAAGAGGTCCGGGACAAGATCGAGCGCCGCTACACCACCGCGCTGGGCGAGGCGGAACTGGCGCAGAACAGCGTCCAGGGCCGGATGCTCGAGGTGCAGCAGGCGTCCATCGACGCCGCCGGTGCCAACCGGCTCGCGCAGCTGCGCGCCTCGATGGGCGGCGGGCAGCAGCAGGTGACCGGCGGTCAGCAGCAGCAGATCGCGGGCGGTTCGGCCACTTCCGCTGAGCCGGCGACCAACCCACAGCAGCAGCAGAACCCGCAAGCCGGCCAAGCCTGA
- the pspM gene encoding phage shock envelope stress response protein PspM gives MKSRKQELAQLGEAALEQLRGPLLSEVRRKFATWRDPRARLLRQRKRAKRTAAGSAVSTGVFGAGAFVSASTPTFWGMWGDLGWLFQDVATVGLGGVAVASGVGAVSAGLKYRRLMKTPLPEPLPEPAALPPQGSAAREPMQRLRDAEQSLHRALAQLTSEGEGSTAADARGTADSAAAELRRVAERLVAVEAAIPHAPAAQKSALRADVQRLREELDEGLDGYGALVAAAGRAVAASGASEQKYLMQDATDRLAGLAAGLREMFGPGGPGSDPQRRSDQA, from the coding sequence GTGAAGTCCCGCAAGCAGGAGCTGGCGCAGTTGGGCGAGGCCGCGCTTGAGCAGTTGCGCGGCCCACTCCTCTCCGAGGTGCGGCGCAAGTTCGCCACCTGGCGCGATCCGCGGGCCCGGCTGCTCCGGCAGCGCAAGCGAGCCAAGCGGACCGCCGCGGGCAGCGCGGTCTCGACAGGGGTGTTCGGCGCTGGGGCGTTCGTCTCGGCGTCCACCCCGACGTTCTGGGGCATGTGGGGCGATCTGGGGTGGTTGTTCCAGGACGTGGCGACCGTCGGCCTCGGCGGGGTCGCCGTCGCTAGCGGCGTGGGCGCGGTCAGCGCGGGACTGAAGTATCGACGGCTCATGAAGACGCCGCTGCCCGAGCCGCTGCCGGAGCCCGCGGCGCTGCCCCCGCAGGGGTCGGCGGCGCGGGAACCGATGCAGCGGCTGCGCGATGCGGAGCAGAGCCTGCACCGCGCGTTGGCGCAGCTGACGTCGGAGGGCGAGGGCAGCACCGCGGCCGACGCGCGGGGCACCGCGGACAGCGCGGCAGCGGAGCTGCGGCGGGTCGCGGAGCGGCTGGTCGCCGTGGAGGCGGCGATCCCCCACGCGCCAGCGGCGCAGAAGTCCGCGTTGCGGGCTGATGTGCAGCGGCTGCGCGAGGAGCTGGACGAAGGCCTCGACGGGTACGGCGCGCTGGTCGCCGCCGCGGGCCGGGCGGTCGCCGCCAGCGGCGCGTCGGAGCAGAAATACCTGATGCAGGACGCGACCGATCGGTTGGCCGGGCTCGCGGCCGGGTTGCGAGAGATGTTCGGGCCCGGCGGGCCGGGATCCGATCCGCAGCGCCGGTCCGATCAGGCCTGA
- the pgsA gene encoding CDP-diacylglycerol--glycerol-3-phosphate 3-phosphatidyltransferase, which yields MTADGATSDSAAVNPTEPPPVPLVNIANILTVSRLALVPVFLVALFWDGGHDTLWRWIATGVFAIASITDRIDGDLARKRGLVTDFGKVADPIADKALTGAALVGLSLLGDLGWWITWVIIGREVAVTLLRFWVIRHGVIPASHGGKVKTLLQALAIGLYLLPLGSWADIPRWIVMGAALVATVGTGLDYVVRAVRLRAAGRAKVGA from the coding sequence ATGACGGCCGATGGCGCGACATCCGATTCCGCAGCGGTGAACCCGACCGAGCCGCCGCCCGTGCCGCTGGTCAACATCGCCAACATCCTGACCGTTTCCCGGCTGGCGCTGGTACCGGTCTTCCTCGTCGCGCTGTTCTGGGACGGCGGGCACGACACGCTGTGGCGGTGGATCGCCACCGGGGTGTTCGCCATCGCTTCGATCACCGACCGCATCGACGGCGACCTGGCCCGCAAGCGCGGCCTGGTCACCGACTTCGGCAAGGTCGCGGACCCCATCGCGGACAAGGCGCTGACCGGCGCCGCGCTGGTCGGACTCAGCCTGCTCGGCGACCTGGGCTGGTGGATCACCTGGGTGATCATCGGCCGCGAGGTGGCCGTCACGCTGCTCCGGTTCTGGGTGATCCGGCACGGCGTGATCCCGGCCAGCCACGGCGGCAAGGTCAAGACGCTGCTGCAGGCCCTCGCCATCGGCCTCTACCTGCTGCCGCTCGGCAGCTGGGCCGACATTCCGCGCTGGATCGTGATGGGCGCGGCGCTGGTCGCCACCGTCGGGACCGGACTCGACTACGTCGTGCGCGCGGTGCGGCTGCGCGCCGCCGGCCGCGCCAAGGTCGGCGCGTGA
- a CDS encoding DUF3040 domain-containing protein — protein MPLSEHEQRQLEQIERALYAEDPKFASTVRGGRLHRPSRRRRLQGIAVFVLGLALLVIGAVIPALRPADIPVLSVVGFLVMFGGAVIVLSALRGGGDDIESGLAHGGGDRPKRGANRSAGRSSFAQRMEERFRKRFDQ, from the coding sequence ATGCCACTCTCCGAGCACGAGCAGCGACAGCTCGAACAAATCGAGCGCGCGCTCTATGCCGAGGACCCCAAGTTCGCCTCCACCGTGCGCGGAGGACGACTGCATCGTCCATCCAGACGTCGGCGGCTGCAGGGCATAGCCGTCTTCGTCCTGGGGTTGGCCCTGCTGGTAATCGGCGCGGTGATCCCGGCCCTCAGGCCGGCCGACATCCCCGTGTTGAGCGTGGTCGGCTTCCTCGTGATGTTCGGCGGAGCAGTGATCGTCCTGTCCGCGTTGCGCGGTGGCGGGGACGACATCGAATCGGGGCTGGCACACGGCGGTGGTGACCGGCCGAAGAGGGGCGCGAACCGCAGTGCTGGACGCAGTTCCTTCGCCCAGCGAATGGAGGAGCGCTTCCGCAAGCGCTTCGATCAATAA
- a CDS encoding ParA family protein encodes MQTVAVLSLKGGVGKTTVVLGLASAAMRRGVRTLVVDLDPQCNATACLEPDKTTKGLSDVLADPRPEVLRAAVAGSSWGEEVDVLVGSEDAESLNGQHSDGDHLSHLTDALSELDGLIAEGELPYQLVLLDCPPSLGRLTRSALIAADRALLVTEPTIFAVSGVQRAFEAVQAERQSNNPDLQPLGVIVNRVRPRSHEHQFRIDELRDIFGPLVLPVALPDRLAVQQAQGACMPIHQWGTPGAREVALAFNLVLARTLRAGRQRRFEPDDDEFPEDTE; translated from the coding sequence GTGCAGACGGTGGCAGTGCTGAGTCTCAAGGGTGGCGTGGGCAAGACGACCGTGGTGCTCGGGCTTGCCTCGGCCGCCATGCGCCGGGGGGTTCGGACGCTGGTCGTCGATCTCGATCCGCAGTGCAACGCGACCGCATGCCTGGAGCCGGACAAGACCACCAAGGGCCTCAGCGACGTCCTGGCCGATCCGCGCCCGGAGGTCCTGCGGGCGGCGGTGGCCGGCAGCTCGTGGGGCGAAGAGGTCGACGTCCTGGTGGGCTCCGAGGACGCCGAGAGCCTCAACGGCCAGCACTCCGACGGCGATCACCTGTCCCACCTCACCGACGCACTGTCCGAACTGGACGGTCTGATCGCCGAGGGCGAGCTGCCGTACCAGCTGGTGTTGCTGGACTGCCCACCGTCCCTGGGGCGGCTGACCCGCTCCGCGCTGATCGCAGCCGACCGCGCGCTGCTGGTCACCGAGCCGACGATCTTCGCGGTCTCCGGCGTGCAGCGGGCGTTCGAGGCCGTGCAGGCCGAGCGCCAGTCGAACAACCCCGATCTGCAGCCCCTCGGCGTCATCGTCAACCGGGTCCGGCCGCGCTCCCACGAGCACCAGTTCCGCATCGACGAGCTGCGGGACATCTTCGGTCCGCTGGTGCTGCCGGTCGCGCTGCCCGATCGGTTGGCCGTGCAGCAAGCACAAGGCGCGTGCATGCCGATCCACCAGTGGGGCACGCCGGGCGCGCGGGAGGTCGCGCTAGCGTTCAACCTGGTGCTCGCCCGCACCCTGCGGGCCGGTCGGCAGCGCCGCTTCGAGCCGGACGACGACGAATTCCCGGAGGACACCGAATGA
- a CDS encoding helix-turn-helix domain-containing protein: MTVLLREAVGERLRRARTAQSRTLRDVSRAARVSLGYLSEVERGRKEASSELLASICGALDLPLPELLVTVAGDLDETLLVPSVVEQAKSAEVDGGRLVPSLIGTELSDAELAQQQLAGAEAGADAEPRACADRLQPMLSQRISAPVRKPGGVVVAA; encoded by the coding sequence ATGACCGTATTGTTGCGGGAGGCGGTCGGTGAACGGCTGCGCCGCGCCCGGACCGCACAGTCTCGGACCTTGCGGGACGTTTCGCGCGCTGCCCGGGTGAGCCTCGGATATCTCTCCGAGGTGGAACGGGGCCGCAAGGAGGCGTCCAGCGAGCTGCTCGCCTCGATTTGCGGCGCCCTGGACCTGCCGCTGCCGGAACTCCTGGTGACCGTGGCCGGCGACCTCGACGAGACGCTGCTGGTGCCGTCGGTCGTCGAGCAGGCCAAGTCGGCGGAGGTCGACGGTGGCCGCCTGGTGCCCAGCCTGATCGGTACCGAGCTCTCCGACGCGGAACTGGCCCAGCAGCAGCTGGCCGGTGCCGAAGCCGGTGCGGACGCCGAGCCGCGCGCCTGCGCGGACCGGCTGCAGCCGATGCTCAGCCAGCGGATCAGCGCGCCGGTGCGCAAGCCCGGAGGCGTCGTGGTGGCCGCGTGA
- a CDS encoding LysE family translocator produces the protein MSTTAYFAFLVVALIGIMTPGLDTMLILRHSLLGGRRAGVATFLGINLGCVIWGTASVAGLTALLTASQITYDIVRVAGAAYLLWLGGSAIWKSLPRNKVQQPEDVPAEPVRLTGWTALRAGMTTNLLNPKVGVFYISLLPQFLPAGPAAFVWGPLLVATHVSIGLLWGTALVWVASRARALFQKQRVRAWLDRVTATVLIGLGLKLAVEGR, from the coding sequence ATGAGCACGACGGCGTACTTCGCGTTCCTCGTCGTGGCGCTGATCGGCATCATGACGCCGGGGCTGGACACGATGCTGATCCTGCGGCATTCGCTGCTCGGCGGGCGCCGCGCCGGGGTCGCGACGTTCCTCGGCATCAACCTCGGCTGTGTGATCTGGGGCACCGCGAGCGTCGCGGGGCTGACCGCGCTGCTCACCGCCTCCCAGATCACCTACGACATCGTGCGGGTGGCGGGCGCGGCCTACCTGCTGTGGCTGGGCGGCTCGGCGATCTGGAAGTCCTTGCCCCGCAACAAGGTTCAGCAGCCCGAAGACGTCCCTGCCGAACCGGTCCGGCTGACCGGTTGGACGGCGCTGCGGGCTGGGATGACCACGAACCTGCTCAATCCCAAGGTGGGCGTGTTCTACATCAGCCTGCTGCCGCAGTTCCTGCCCGCCGGGCCGGCGGCGTTCGTCTGGGGTCCGCTGCTGGTCGCCACGCACGTCTCCATCGGCCTGCTGTGGGGCACCGCGCTGGTGTGGGTCGCCAGCCGGGCCCGCGCGCTGTTCCAGAAGCAGCGGGTGCGCGCCTGGCTGGACCGGGTCACCGCGACAGTGCTGATCGGCCTGGGGCTGAAGCTGGCGGTCGAGGGGCGGTGA
- a CDS encoding DNA-formamidopyrimidine glycosylase family protein — protein MPEGDTVFLTCHRLHEALAGQVLTRGELRHPRLSTLDLAGHGVREVRPVGKHLLIRFDDGHTLHNHLRMDGAWHIYSPGARWRRPAHQVRAVLSTAERVAVGFNLHDLRWLPTSAESRLVGHLGPDLLAPEWGDEHAAEAVRRLTADPDRELGLALLDQTVMAGVGNLYKTEVCFLLGRSPWTPVAEVDAAQAVRLCRELLLRNAWHPEQSTTNSLRRGTQHWVYDRRTCLRCGGPVRRGTQGDGVEARVAYHCPNCQP, from the coding sequence CTGCCCGAAGGCGACACGGTCTTCCTCACCTGCCACCGGTTGCACGAGGCGCTGGCCGGGCAGGTCCTGACCCGCGGCGAGCTGCGGCATCCGCGACTGTCCACCTTGGACCTCGCGGGACACGGGGTGCGCGAGGTACGGCCGGTCGGCAAACATCTGCTGATCCGCTTCGACGACGGCCACACCCTGCACAACCACCTGCGCATGGACGGCGCCTGGCATATCTACTCCCCCGGCGCCCGGTGGCGGCGACCTGCGCACCAGGTCAGGGCGGTGCTGAGCACGGCCGAACGGGTCGCGGTCGGGTTCAACCTGCACGACCTGCGCTGGCTGCCGACCTCGGCGGAATCCCGGCTGGTCGGCCACCTGGGGCCGGACCTGCTCGCCCCGGAGTGGGGCGACGAGCACGCGGCCGAGGCGGTCCGACGGCTGACCGCCGACCCGGACCGGGAACTCGGCCTCGCGTTGCTGGACCAGACCGTCATGGCCGGGGTCGGCAACCTCTACAAGACGGAAGTGTGCTTCCTGCTCGGCCGGTCGCCGTGGACGCCGGTCGCGGAGGTCGACGCGGCCCAGGCGGTGCGGCTGTGCCGGGAACTGCTGTTGCGCAACGCCTGGCATCCCGAGCAGTCCACCACCAACAGCCTGCGGCGCGGCACCCAGCACTGGGTCTACGACCGCCGCACCTGCCTGCGCTGCGGAGGCCCGGTCCGCCGCGGCACCCAGGGCGACGGCGTCGAAGCCCGAGTCGCATACCACTGCCCCAACTGCCAACCCTGA
- a CDS encoding class I SAM-dependent methyltransferase has product MRSDAVHQVLETELDDARRRRGGRPPRVLDVGGGSGVWAVPLASAGCSVTVVDPSPDALAMLQRRAVDAGVADQITPLQGDTDALAAFSPEGGADLVLAHGLLEVVDDVEAAVAALAAATAPGGAVSVLVANRYAAVLGWALAGRVAEALQLIQDADGRLDAASDTLQRRFDTDGLQQLLARAGLSVELVQGQAVLSDLVPGSVLDNNPRAADAMAELERVAALRSPLRDIATRLHAIARRPA; this is encoded by the coding sequence ATGAGATCCGACGCCGTCCACCAGGTGCTGGAAACCGAACTCGACGACGCTCGGCGTCGCCGCGGCGGGCGCCCGCCGCGGGTACTCGACGTCGGTGGCGGCAGCGGCGTGTGGGCCGTGCCGCTGGCATCGGCGGGATGCTCGGTGACGGTGGTCGATCCGAGCCCGGACGCGCTGGCGATGCTCCAGCGCCGGGCCGTCGACGCCGGGGTGGCCGACCAGATCACCCCATTGCAGGGCGACACCGACGCGCTGGCGGCGTTCAGCCCGGAAGGCGGCGCCGATCTCGTGCTCGCGCACGGCCTCCTGGAGGTCGTCGACGACGTCGAGGCCGCAGTTGCGGCACTGGCGGCGGCCACCGCACCGGGCGGCGCCGTGTCGGTGCTGGTCGCCAACCGGTACGCGGCGGTCCTCGGGTGGGCGCTTGCCGGGCGGGTCGCCGAGGCGCTGCAACTGATCCAGGACGCGGACGGCCGGCTCGATGCGGCCTCGGACACCTTGCAGCGGCGGTTCGACACCGACGGCCTGCAGCAGCTCCTGGCACGAGCCGGGCTCTCGGTGGAGTTGGTGCAGGGGCAGGCGGTGCTCAGCGACCTGGTGCCCGGATCGGTGCTGGACAACAACCCCAGGGCGGCCGACGCGATGGCCGAACTGGAGCGAGTGGCAGCGCTGCGCTCCCCGCTGCGCGACATCGCAACCCGACTGCACGCAATCGCCCGCAGGCCCGCCTGA